A window of Malania oleifera isolate guangnan ecotype guangnan chromosome 5, ASM2987363v1, whole genome shotgun sequence contains these coding sequences:
- the LOC131156539 gene encoding methylcrotonoyl-CoA carboxylase beta chain, mitochondrial, with amino-acid sequence MNRVFARKQATSSHSDSWLIPIQLLQRRGFCLGILPDGVDRSSDAYARNSEAMEGLISQLQSHIRKVLGGGGAEAVKRNRSRNKLLPRERIDRLIDPGSSFLELSQLAGHELYEESLPSAGIITGIGAVHERLCMFVANDPTVKGGTYYPITVKKHLRAQEIASQCRLPCMYLVDSGGAYLPRQADVFPDRDNFGRIFYNQALMSAEGIPQIALVLGSCTAGGAYIPAMADESVMVKGNGTIFLAGPPLVKAATGEEVSAEVLGGATTHCKTSGVADYFAQDELHGLAIGRNIVKNLYMAGRQGLTRKMQHVVSEYEEPLYDVKELRSIAPVDLKQPFDIRSVIARIADGSKFDEFKKLYGTTLITGFARIYGQPVGILGNNGILFNDSALKGAHFIELCTQRNIPIIFLQNITGFMVGSRSEAGGIAKSGAKMVMAVSCAKVPKITIVVGGSFGAGNYAMCGRAYSPNFMFFWPNARISVMGGAQAAGVLAQIEKSSKKKKGIQWTEEEEESFKAKVVEAYEREASPYYSTARLWDDGVIDPADTRKILGLCLSASINRAPEETRFGVFRM; translated from the exons ATGAATAGGGTTTTTGCGAGAAAACAAGCAACTTCATCTCATTCCGATTCTTGGTTAATCCCAATTCAGCTTCTCCAGAGAAGGGGCTTCTGTCTGGGAATTCTTCCCGATGGCGTCGATCGCAGTTCCGACGCCTATGCTCGCAACTCAGAGGCCATGGAAGGTCTTATCTCCCAACTTCAATCCCACATCCGCAAG GTGCTTGGAGGAGGTGGAGCAGAAGCTGTGAAGAGGAACAGGAGCAGAAACAAGCTACTCCCAAGAGAGAGAATCGATCGCCTTATCGATCCCGGTTCTTCATTTCTCGAGCTTTCGCAG CTTGCAGGCCATGAACTATATGAAGAATCCTTGCCGTCTGCTGGAATAATAACTGGGATAGGGGCGGTGCATGAGCGACTTTGTATGTTTGTGGCCAATGACCCCACTGTTAAGGGAGGAACTTATTATCCCATCACCGTCAAGAAACATCTCAGGGCACAAGAGATTGCCTCTCAATGTAGATTACCATGCATGTATCTTGTTGATAGTGGAGGTGCTTACCTTCCTAGGCAGGCGGATGTCTTTCCTGACAGGGATAACTTTGGTAGAATTTTCTATAATCAAGCATTGATGTCTGCTGAAGGTATTCCTCAGATTGCACTGGTGTTAGGTTCTTGCACTGCTGGAGGTGCTTACATACCTGCAATGGCTGATGAAAGTGTAATGGTGAAAGGAAATGGTACCATATTTCTTGCTGGTCCCCCGCTGGTGAAG GCTGCCACAGGTGAGGAAGTCTCAGCTGAGGTTTTGGGGGGTGCAACCACACATTGTAAGACATCAGGGGTCGCAGATTATTTTGCTCAAG ATGAGCTCCATGGGCTTGCTATAGGGAGGAACATTGTAAAGAATTTGTATATGGCTGGGAGACAAGGATTGACAAGAAAAATGCAACATGTTGTCTCTGAATATGAAGAACCACTATATGATGTAAAAGAGCTCCGTTCCATTGCACCAGTGGACCTCAAGCAACCCTTTGACATCAGATCAGTGATTGCTCGCATTGCCGATGGAAGCAAATTTGATGAATTCAAGAAATTATATGGCACT ACTCTAATAACAGGTTTTGCCAGGATTTATGGACAACCTGTTGGAATTCTTGGAAACAATGGGATATTATTTAATGACTCTGCTCTAAAAGGGGCCCATTTTATTGAATTATGTACTCAGCGTAACATTCCTATAATCTTTCTTCAGAATATCACTGGATTTATG gTTGGCTCAAGATCTGAGGCAGGTGGCATTGCAAAATCTGGAGCAAAAATGGTGATGGCAGTTTCTTGTGCAAAG GTTCCGAAAATTACAATTGTTGTTGGTGGAAGCTTTGGTGCTGGAAATTATGCTATGTGTGGGCGTGCATACAGTCCTAATTTCATGTTCTTCTGGCCCAATGCCAGAATTTCAGTAATGGGTGGTGCACAG GCTGCTGGAGTGCTGGCTCAAATTGAAAAGAGcagcaagaaaaaaaaaggaatccAG TGGACTGAGGAAGAAGAGGAATCATTCAAGGCAAAGGTTGTGGAGGCATATGAGAGAGAAGCTAGTCCTTACTACTCCACAGCAAGACTATGGGATGATGGCGTCATTGATCCAGCCGACACACGAAAAATATTGGGTCTTTGCCTATCTGCTTCAATAAACCGTGCACCTGAAGAAACTCGATTTGGTGTGTTCAGAATGTGA